Below is a genomic region from Vitis riparia cultivar Riparia Gloire de Montpellier isolate 1030 chromosome 16, EGFV_Vit.rip_1.0, whole genome shotgun sequence.
TGGTGAGCTAAATGAAGCAGTGTTTATCGAGCAACCACAGGGCTATGAAAAGAAAGGTGAAGAGCATAAGGTGTACAAACTAAAGAAGGCATTGTATGGGCTTAAACAAGCTCCTCGTGCATGGTATAGTCGAATTGAAGCATACTTTATCAAGGAAGGGTTTGAGAGATGCAGTTGTGATCACACATTGTTCATCAAAACAGGAGATGGAGgtaaaattttgattgttagcttatatgttgatgatctaATTTTTACTGGTAATGATGAGAGTATGTTTGTTAAATTCAAGAATTCTATGaaacttgaatttgatatgactgATTTGGGAAAGATGAAGTATTTTCTGGGTGTGGAGGTTTTACAAAATTCTGAGGGTATTTATATTAGTCAGAGGAAGTATGCAAAAGAAGTGTTGGAGAGGTTTGGGATGGAGAAAAGTAATAGTGTGAAGAATCCCATTGTTCCTGGAGATAGATTAACGAAGAATGAAGACGGAGTTAAGGTGGATGCTACTAAATACAAACAATTAGTTGGAAGTCTTATGTATCTGACTGCTACAAGACCAGATTTGATGTATGTGGTGTGTCTTATTAGCAGGTTCATGGCAAGTCCAACTGAGATGCATCTGCAAGCTGCGAAAAGGGTGTTAAGGTACTTGAAAGGTACTGTAGATTTGGGAGTTTTTTTTCAGAAGGAGGGTAATGGTGAACTAATGGCATATACAGACAGTGACTATGCAGGGGATGTGGATGATAGGAAAAGTACTTCTGGCTATGTGTTTTTGCTCAGTGAAGGAGCTGTGGCATGGTCTTCTAAAAAGCAGCCTGTGGTTACTTTGTCAACTACTGAAGCAGAGTTTGTGGCAGCTGCTTCTTGTGCTTGTCAAGGAGTATGGATGAGGAGAGTACTGGAGAAGCTTGGTCATTCTCAAGGAAAGTGCACTACCGTGTTATGTGACAATAGTTCTACTATAAAGCTGTCCAAAAATCCAGTAATGCATGGACGTAGCAAGCACATTGATGTAAGGTTTCATTTCTTGCATGATTTGACTAGAGAGGGAATTGTTGAGTTAAAGCACTGTGGCACACAAGAACAAGTTGCAGACATTATGACAAAACCACTCAAGTTGGATGTGTTTTTAAAGTTGCGTGAGTTACTGGGTGTGAGTGTGGTACCAAGAGTAAACTGAATGCATTATTGCAATCAGTTTAAGGGAGGAATTGTTGGGATGTTCAGTTAAAGTAGTCAAAGTTGTTAGAATTTCATTCTGTTAATAGTTCCTAGTTTTTGGGACATGTTGGTAGGATTTGACTATTTCCTTAGCCATTTACCACGTTCTTACGTGGGctgtttgtttcctttttaatctCTTTTGTAAGGCTTATATAAGCTGTAGCTTGTTTTGATTTGAATAAGACTCATTCTCATATTGTGAGTGAATTGCATTATGTCTATAGTTTACAACAAAATAATGGTTCATTTTTGggttggttatatatatataaccaagtGAGTTGCATATTTAGGTTCTGGAATTCCATCTCTAGTTGGGGGTCTCGAGTCCAAGGTTCTAAAATAGGTTCTGGaaccaaataaaaatctaaaacatgGTCTAAAAGAGTATGATTCCAACTCAAAATAGGTTCTGGAATTCCATCCTTAGTTGGGGGTCTCGGTTCCGAGGTTCATCTCTCGGTCATGGAAGACGGATTGTATCTATAGAATAGGCGATGCCTTGTTGTCACGGGCTTAGGTGTTGAGCTGTTGCAAAATGTTAATGGTTCATTCTTGCACAATGTTTTCTGTGTTACACGTAAAGATCGTGTTTGTGAATTTCCTTCtcttattatttcatattcGTGGTTAATTTTATTCTGAGAAAGAATAGTCAGGCATAGCCAGGCACCATTCCGACGATCTTATgttattatttgtttcttttttcttggttgATGATTTAGCCATTGACCAAGGGGTTTAAGCTGAGTGGATGGCATCTGGGATGCATGTGGGCGTGTGGCCGTGTGGCCGTGGCCGTGTGGCCGTGTGGCCGTGGCCGTGGGCAttacatttttgtaaataataattaatataattgcgtgaataaaaaaatggtttccaAAACTATCCCCTAATACCTTGTATTTAATGTTGTTTTTTAAAGGAATCCTCACTAAACTCCTGAAGATCCTTTTCTATCCTCATCCATAGCTTGCCCACCTCccctctcattcttttctttctgtTCTTTATTCTTTTCCTCCTCACGCCGAGTCCAAAAACAACCGATTAAATCCAATATTCAAGCCCTAGACCAAACACCTAGCCCTATTACTGTAAAGATCAAAGATAccaacttttcctttttttcttttttttccacgCTTCATTCTTTAATGTAGAAATTGAAAGttcaaaatagaagaaatgaGGGTGAaagtatgagaaaaaaataaaaaaataaagtgaagtaagataaaataaaataaataaaaataagtgtaCGAAGCAAGAGTAAGAAGGTCTACATTGTATTGGGCCAAGTCAAGATGCTTATTTCAACCATAACTTGACAACCATAATTTGTCTCTATATGAACTAAGAGTAAGAAGATTGGGCCAAAGTCAAGATAGAACGTGATGAAAATGGCAAAATTGATGGAGCATGTGTCTTATGATCTAGAGGTGGACCTACATTGTAATATGTCAAATCAAATTAGAGGTCTACAGCTATGTCAAGTTATGGTTGAAATAAGCACCTTTGTATGTGGCAAATTctcttaaaaaacatttatattcaaatatgtGGTTGTTCACTCTCCAAGTGAACGAAAATATATATCTCTATTAAAGATAGTTTCgattattttaatcaaatatattataaatttgagGAATATCGATACTAAAATTGATGAGAAAATCAAGTCATAATACTTATGTGttctttatcaaatttttataagcATTTTTATGAATATCATGATGTGTGTTAGAAATAAATGTTAAGATAACCTTGAACTTAAAGTGTTGAAAGAAAACTCAATGGAAAGTTTGATAGTtagaatgaaaatggaaaaagaaaatgatttttttttttaaatctagacCTAAATTAGAGTTAAAGGAAACAACAattatgtgtatatatatatatatatatatatatgaagtcCACAGAAGGGACACTATTTGttgttattataataatttattttcacaaattcattataattataaatattctaaatagctccaaatttattttcaaggaaacatttttacaaatattttttcacacaaatcataacataaaaaaatggtaataaagctagaaccaaataaaaatctaaaacatgGTCTAAAAGAGTATGATTCCAACtcaaaataggaatgaaaaacaaattctaATAAGGATTACCAATCATTCTCTACGTCTACACCAATCATTCTTAGATATAAGAGGAGTAGAAGAAAATTAGAAGAGAGAATGGTATGGAAAGTAGAGATATGTTTGACAAAATGGGATTCATGGTGGGGCATTAATGATCATGAGGAGGTGGTAGAAGTGTTTGAGGGAGTCCAAGACAGTGAATGAACGGAAAACAAACCCCTATAAGAAGTCAATTTCAACATAGGTAGCTCACAATTATTTATGCTAAAAATTGGAAACTTTCTTTAGGGGTTTAGCAAAATGGAGTATGTTCAAAGATGTGACAAAAATGGAtacatttaatttatattttttataacaaattaatGTTTGTTTCtatacactttttatttttatttttaaaactagaaaatggtaataatatttatataagattaaccaaaaatctattaaagaatgaccttgaaaaaaataataaatttaaaaagtaagatataaaaaaatttactatctcaaactctaaaatttctaaaacttttttttcttaaaaaaaaatgaattaccttgaaaaaaataataaattttaaaaattaagatataaaatttagcCTTGTTTTGTAGGTCACTTTGGCTCTTGAAAGGGACAAAACTAGGACTTGGCTTATGAGTAGAAGCtgcaagaaagaaagagagaaagaaacaaGGGCAAAAAGAAAGGAACAAAGACATCAGAAGAAAAGTCTAAAGGAGAGAGGAAAGGATTGTTAAAAGAAGGATTATATATCATATGAATGAGCATGCATCACAATTATGCTAACCCCATCAaaccttaattttaaattcatgtttataatataaagtaAATAATGGTGTTGGGGTTGGATATGGCAACCAAGGGCTCCCCATGTAACCTCAATTAATTGAAGTTTTGGCATTCTAGTGAGTATaaattctattttcataaagttaataaaatctttcatataaaaactttttttttttctttaatgaaaagATATTGGGAAGTAGAATATTGATAAATTCAATTGAAAGACGAGtcacaataattttcaaaaacaaattttgtaatattttgaggaaaatttaGCCTTCAAATGATTGACTCtatattgcaaatatttttttttagttgtgtGTTGTTCTATTTGCTTTATGGTAAAAACTTTATTACTAAAAGAATGAtattcatgttatttttatttaaatctcaTGGATAGAATAATTGAAGCCCTCTATTTCATgtccaaaatagtttttaaaatacaagaCAATTTTTACCCATTATATCACTCATACTCTATTTGGATGTTGGATGttgaaaattatgatatgtgaaataaaataaaaacaaaaataaaacaaaatgaatcaaaataacaaaaataaaaataaaagtgtatgGGGTAAGAGTAAGTGGGTCTAAATTGTATTAGGCCAAGAGAGTATGTGTTGAAATAGGATAAGATGAAAATGGCCAGAGTGATAGACCATGTGTATAGTGGTGTGGAGATGGAGCTACTTGGTAACAGTTCAAGGCAAATTTGGGGGTCTATTGTAGCTACCAAGTTATGGTTGAATTTGTACATGGCAAACTTCGTTAAAAATTGCTTATATTTAAAAAAGCAGTTATTCACCCTCCGAATCAAATATGGTATATCCATTAAGGATAACCtcaatgattttaattaaagtattataaatttaaagaatactaatattagaattaatgataaaaatcaaGCTTTCGATGTATTTTTGTCGAATTCTTGTAAGGACTTCATAAATATCATGATGTATGTTATAGATATTTTCTCGACAAAGGATGTTAAGGCAATCTTGAACTCAAtgagttgaaaagaaaaagtgttcgataataaaaatgaaatctctAAGTGAAAATTTGGTAATTggagtgaaaataaaaaagaaaaataatgattttttttttatttagatttaaatcAAAGCCAAAGGAAACCATAATTGTTTCAATTGCAACAAAGGATACTATATAAGAAATTCTTCAAAAcataaagaaagtttttttcGTATTGATCCTTGAATGTAGGTTTTAAGTCCAACCACATGAATTGTTGTGCTTTCATTCtcgttcttttatttttatttttatattattatgcTTTATTGTGATTTTTCATGACAAACATAATACCTTACTCTATTGGTTCaaaatgtaaatgaaaaatattttctatcataaaagaaattggaaaaagagctattattttaatttttgaataaaaaataaaatatgagtcACAATGAAAAAACATTGTAGGTTTATCACTCCTTTTAATGTATATAGGCATGTGAAAGACtttatttcaagttttatttcCATGCGGTCTATACTTTTATTAGAACTTGTTTCATGGTATGATTTAAAAacgattttctattttaaaaatataaaaccattGTTTGTTTAACCATTTCtctctaaaaatagtttttaaaaacaaagtgaaataaagaatatcttttagaaaataagtaaagtTGTTTGTATCCATTtctaaaaacaagaaaaacatagaattttttttttaaaaaaaaagaaaaccataaaattgaacataatatcacttcatttctcttttcacgatttaatatcaatattgtaaatcttaaaaaatgaattttctttaaagtaTATGTACTTTtctgaatttcttttaaatttttaacaatttttcattaggcaaatacatttcaaatcaaattttacatgataaataaaatttattaatattaaaaaataattttaaattaaaaaacatatttaattaataataaaatgttgTGAAACTCAATAACATTAGTAAGCCATaaaccaaaattattttaaatatttggattagtttcttctttacatacatatacatatctatacacatatttttatatatataaaaaaaattattaggcaaataaacttcaaattaagcCATAATTAACAAGTTGgattcattaactaatttttaaaccaattaattcaaaaattttatggacaaaattgatttagaatggttttattatttctcttttacataaaatcattattttctatttttttttcactacacaaataaactctaaattaaacaagatttaatgTTTTGGATTCATCAAggagtctagtaatttttaaaaataatttaaaacccaaataatgaaccaattaatactaaaaatttattaacaaaaattggtttagaacAACTTTACTATTTCTCTTTCAcataaaatccttatttttcaattttttcactaGGTAGATGAACTCCAAATTAGACAAGACTTAATACTCTAGATTTATTATAGAGTCtagtaacttttaaaaatgtctTAAAACTCAAATATTGACGTaatcaatacaaaaaatttatggacaaaagttaatttaaaataactctattgtttttcttttacatagaatcaatgttttctattttttttaactggacaaataactccaaattaaataagacttagtGTGTCagattcattaacaagtttagtaatttttaaaaataatttgaaactcaaataataaattcattaaaataaaaaaatatatttggataaaaattggtaCATAATATCTCTATTATTTTGttacataaaattatatttttatacattttctaataattaaaaataataataaatcaaagctAATATATTATAAGTCATCACTTTATTGATATCCTTATacacacaaatatatatttttaatttaaataaataaattataaattaagtaaaacataattaataatttaaattttttatgaatttttaaatttttaagaataattttgaattcaaaaaattgatctaattattaattttttattatgtaatgTGCAAGTGGATCCACcatcaaattgaaaaaatgagagagagagagagagagagacggaGGTGGAGGAGGAAGAGACAGAGGGGCATCTTTGGTGATTGTTTATTGTGTAATGTGCAAGTGGATGCACCATCAAATTGgaaatatgagagagagagagattcccTTCTTCAcacaaagatataaaaaataattttacttttttcttataattattttaaaaaataattatataaatataaaaataattaaaaataaaataccacatataaaaattatctttaaaacatatttaaagatataaaaacatgttaaaaatatttcaggaTCACAATTACCAAATATGGCCTAAGTTTGTCTTAATTAAGaattaataaacatattttctattgCACAACCCAAATACAAGCCCATTAAGGAGAGTTCAAATTAAAGATAAAGTTTAGTGTTGGGTTTGGATCATGGAGAATTAAGGGGAAAAATTGAGgaagaagggaaaaagagaaaaagtgaggaaaataaaacataattttaaattaaaacaatttatttctatcatttgtttaaaattttattttatatatgaagaACTATATACCACCAATTTTTACCCTACAcccatttctttaattaatgtTTGAATTTCAAGCCCACTTTCATATTCTAACCCTTTTTTTAAGCCCATTTTTACCAAGGTTTAAAGTATTGGTCAAGTTCAATACCACTCAAcataatcatattcattttgaCTAAGTCTAAGATGATTTTGACACCTAAGTTATAATTTACAACATTGAATATTGAGTTGATGTTAACTTGCCGTGAATCGTCTAACTCTTTGATTCTTTGAAAGAAACCATGTTTGACTTAAATCGAGTTAGGTTATAAATCTACCCCAATACCTTAAGTTAGGTTATAaatctctcttcttctttgtcTTCAACCACAAAATTGCCCTTCTTGGTTGCCTTCTACTATTATTATGGAAATTGGAAGGTGAGAAGCGCCAACAAATATGTTATTTCTTCCTCCAATTATCATCTTCAAATCTTTTTGCTATTGGCAACATCTTGAATAGTGGTGAGGTTTTTTTGCTAGCGATGACGTATTAATAGTAGTACTTTAGACCTTGAAAGCTTGAGATGGAAGAGTCATCCTTAGAGAAGAAGattcaaatttggaaaaaaatgggtattgtgtattttttttacatactaATGATATTTATggtattatattataatattatccGGGATTTTGGATTACTGATTAGGTGTATGGGCTAAAGATGgggtttcaaaaatatttatagaagaTATTTCTATGGCTATAGGAACATGAATAATTATATggttataaatataaatgtttgataaattaattgatttataattaagtttattatatttaaaaattgagataaataattaaataatgataaagttcatataaaagaatatcatttaatatattttaataattaattaataaaatatatttattttatcatattgattacttaatcttatttttggtattttatgagctattaaattaatatattttatgtattgCCCGATATCAATCTGAGTTACTAAGACCAATGTGCATTAGTATTTTCCAAGTCAATGCCTGATTTCGTGACTTTAAAACCATGCTCTCCCATGGCCAACATTCTTCCCCCTTGGGCCGCCACCAACACGATCGTGGGCCACTTTGATGCACTCTTTCACCCCTAGGTTTGGGAaatcaagtttttttatttattatttatttcttcattcattCGTTCATTCATTTATAGATCTCTACAacacatgtttatttatttaggcTTGCGTTTTGATTGAGGATATTGAGTTAGGTCctgttgaatttattttatatgaatgtgATTATTGGGTTGGTTTATATTTATTTGGGCTTGCAGATTTGATATTGAATTGCATGTTTATTTGGGTTGGACTTGGGCTTAGTTTATTTTTGGGTTGAGTTTGAGCTTGATTTTCTATTGGGCCTAGTTAAATTTGTCTGACTTAGTTTTGATCTTGggctttatttcattttttttttgctgggCTTGTTTCTTGGCTGGGAGATGATTATTGGAGGATGGAAAATTGGTGGTATGATCAAGATTTTCTCACTTGAAGAAGCCTATAAAAAGACAGACCTTAGAGCAGAGGCAAAAGGGTAGGCGGCtccctctcattttctttaaataccaattcataatttaaataatttctaacCTTATATTTCGAGTAATTTTAATATACTCCAAGCCCAACCATAACTTCACTAATagcattttgcatttttttttccaaatcaaataAACTCTTAGTGGAAATTTTTTAACTTGACCGTAATTCAGAATTCAAGTCAAATTCAaccatattaataaaaaataaaaataaataaaaagctagAATTTAGAGTAATACCTTGTCCTCCTACGGATGTAAGTTCAAGAATTGTTCCAACACCTCCATCATTTTCAATGAGCTCAACTTTCTCGACCATATGAGAGAAGCCCTTTTGAATAATCTTCGCCAATTGAAAAGCTTCATAGAGCTTCCATGCGTAGGTAGCTGCCACATCATATGAAACTTGTCCGGAGATTTCCATTCTTTCAATTTTGTGGATCAAGCACAATAAGATGATTGTGTTGATAATATGAAAAACTTTATGCTTTAGATTCCTACCTAAGCCATGGTATATAAGACCATGTAGGGCAAGATGTGTACGCTAAGCATCTTGGAGTAGTTGGCCCTGAAATATTCTTTCAAGTGAGTCTTGTTGGCATATGTGCTGTCACTATATATAAAGGAAAGACATTGAAATTATCGTTTATGGTTTTATGGAGTAGTTGGCCTTGAAATATTCTTTCAAGTGAGTCTTGTTGGCATATGTGCTGTCACTATATATAAAGGAAAGACATTGAAATTATCGTTTATGGTTTTATGAGGTATTGTATAGGTTGGTGAAAACGatgttgaaattattgaaatatacAATTGTAACACttgttggtttgtttgtttttttcttctttttctatcatttttcatattttcatatcCAATGACGTGAATAAATTCTCTAACCAgtgttttaaaataacattttgtttttcaaaacaaaataataataaaaaaaacatatttgataaccaaaaattagaaaataattttatacttttaaaatgttttcagataatatattttaattattttcgcTTATATTTttagggttattttaaaaaataattatataaatatgaagaatgattatttataatgttttgtttttaattattcttcatattttattattattattttaaataatcctCATCAAacacaagtgaaaacaactattttaaaaacacttttttttttttttctatttttaagaatagaaaattattttttgtttcttggttgtcaaatatgttcccttatttttttgttcttaaaaattaaaaagatttatatatttttaaaatagttaacaaaTGAACCCTATATACAAttcctttttttcaattttctttattgttgattattataaatatttgagaTGTAATCATTATTTTGGGCTTATAATAATAGATCTAATAGTGCGGATGAGATTGCATgagttttaattattaaattgaattagatacgtaatttttattttatttcttttatttgcctATGCTTACTCTCCTTAAGTTCCTAACTAAGGGTTCCGTTAGCTCCAAAGCTTGAACCTTAAGTTTTTAACACGCACACTTGGATTTCAAGGTTCCAATGAATCTTTacaaataaatacttcaagtgaTTCTTAGAAACCACTTCTCACTATATGaatgaagaataaaatgaaTTCTTCAATCATAGTGTAGACCCCCCCCCCCTTGAGAgagaagaatttttatttttattttattttatattttttgtgtaTAATCTTCTGACCACCCCGGAATTAAGGGATGGGGCGGCCAGATGGGACAGGAGAGGGGCAGAGAGTAGGTGAGGGCTGTGGGGGAAAGGctggaaaagaggaaaaatatctATGAGAGAGGGGATCTTGAGAGAGTTTTAGGGAGCTTGGGTGGGA
It encodes:
- the LOC117933477 gene encoding uncharacterized protein LOC117933477 isoform X4 → MEISGQVSYDVAATYAWKLYEAFQLAKIIQKGFSHMVEKVELIENDGGVGTILELTSVGGQGTGSVPMASGKHRAGPNIFVISHCWVPLHMLGGVFSIA
- the LOC117933477 gene encoding uncharacterized protein LOC117933477 isoform X3; the encoded protein is MEISGQVSYDVAATYAWKLYEAFQLAKIIQKGFSHMVEKVELIENDGGVGTILELTSVGGQVRRSSTPAIFAHLKEQDNLLKCMNFHNRKRRTKSGDSHYSLPIREWSFIMEFSSS
- the LOC117933477 gene encoding uncharacterized protein LOC117933477 isoform X2 translates to MEISGQVSYDVAATYAWKLYEAFQLAKIIQKGFSHMVEKVELIENDGGVGTILELTSVGGQGLMGPQMSACTNCSLCDALHKLLFGIASLCCFPTMQSVHTLDDAFSCEPRTPFEVLEVVPF